The genomic region TTTTAGGAGATGATATGAGTTGAGAGTTCCGATAAGTTAAACCTGATACAAACTGTAGTAGCTTATATTACACTGAGAAATGCATTCAGCAAGCTGTCCTCAAGCTTAATTGAAATTTTGAACAGCTCAGAAATAAAAGTGATATAATCAATATGTAACAGCAATGTTGACACATTTTCTAAACAAGCAACAACTCTTTGAACTATTTGAGTTGGTAAAGCAGTTCAGTGTTCAAAATCATGTTCTAGGCTTGATTTCAATGGGCAGTCCTCCAGTAGGTACTGGCATTGGAGCCCTACTGAAGTGATTGTCTGCACATAGCTTCCAGGTGAACTGAGTTATTATATGGTGCATTGCAATAAGGGTTTCAATCCTGGCAAACTCATATCCTGGACATATTCTAGGTCCCCCTCCGAATGCTACAAAGCAGTAGGGTGGAACTGATGCTTGCTTGTCGAACCTACTTGGATCAAACTTTGCCGGTTCTGGGAATATGCTATCGTCCATGTGGGTCATTGGAGCAACCCAGAATATCTAGCATTGGATGTTGGGACTTAAATCAGTAATATATCGTACAACGAAGTCTAGCTCATATGCATATCTTTTCTGTACTTGTATAGTGCTCTTGTCCAAACTATGTAGTTTTAGGACTCCATTTGATAGTGTCACCGAAAAACAACCTTTCAGATGCAGTGAACATAAGCACAATCCAAAACAGATCAACCTTTCGGTTGGAGGAGAACTACAATTGCAAATGATGATAATTCAGCTAATGCTATTTAAAGCCTACTGTAAGTATGAACTTACCTGCCACCCTTTAGGAATGTTGAATCCGCCGAACTCAATATCTTTGATAGCAGTCCTGAAGCCACCAAAGACAGGAGGAGTGATCCTCAGAGTTTCCTGTGCTACTCTCCATGTGTATTTCATTTTGGCAAGGTCTTCCCATGTTAGAAACTCTCCTGCCGGTTTACTTCTTGCTACTTCTTCCTGCTCTGTAAACCAAAAGTCCAACAGGCATCAATTGTTGAAAAAATCATTAGCCAAGAAATGTGAACACAAACCATCTACTCGTTTAGGTGTCGTACCTTGTAGAAGTGCTTCATAAACAACTGGTTCATTAGCTAGAAGCCGCAAAAGGAACGTAATCAGAACAGATGAAGTGTCATGTCCTGCAACCATGACTACCATGACATTGTGCACCATCTCCAATTCTGTTAATTCTTCTTCACCCTCTTCATTTCGGATGCTAAGGAAGCAAGTGATGAGGTCTTGTTGTGGAGAAGCCTTTTTCTGCTCAAGTTGTATCCTCTTTTCGTGTATAAGTTCCTTGAGCATGTTTTGAACTCTCTTGCTTGCCTTGAGGCTCCTGTTGTAACGCGTGAAGGGCAAGTTAATTGGCACTGACCACATTCCTTCAATCATTGTTTGAAAGCACTCCACGAATTTTTCTCTGCGAGTTCCTCGTTCAAGCCCAAAAAGTAGAGAGCATATTATGTTGAACGTGAGGTTCTTCATCAGGGGCAAGACCTGTCAATAGTTCAGAAGGTTTGTTAACTAACAATCAGTTCAGCATTTTTGTGTTGGAACTGGATTGAAAAAAGATCGGTATGGAAGCAATTCTATTGGATAAACTGGGGAGTTTATTCAGCTGGTTAGTTCATGATTCACAAATGTTATTGATGTTAGCTGCCTATATCTACAGATATGAGAAGCTGATGAAAACATAGCCAACTTACCGTTACTTGTTTGCCATGCCAATGCATTTCAAGGTGCTTCCTGATTTCTTCGTCCATTTTCCCCACATATTGCTTTAGTGACTCAGGCTTCAAGAACAGCATAAGAGCACTTCTCACACGCTTGTGATCCTCGATACTCAGCTCAAATATACTCCGCTCCCCCAGAATTCTTTTAATCGATTCAGTCTGTTGGCTGGAAATGGTGCTCCCATCTTTGGTGAATACAAACTTGTTCGCAGCTTGTCCATGGATGAAGACTGTTGGCTTGCCGAAGAGACTCAGCTTCGAAACTGGACCATATTTTTTGATCCTTTGTTCAAGCCACTTCTCAGCAGTGTTCTTTCGCATAGCTCGGAGGAGAACAAGGCTCTGGCCTATGAGGGGTAGTCCTAATGATCCCGGCGGAAGTCTTCCTGATGACATTTTTCTTCTCCTATGGAGAAGGAATAAGGGAACAAGCAGGAAGAGGAAAACTGCAAAAAGGGTGTTCATGACTTGGGAGGCTTTGTTTGAATGAGAATGAGTTTGCAGAGTACAGCATAAAAGAGAGTGGAAGTTCAGTATAAATGGAGGAATCTAGGAATGGAAGTCTCAAGGCTAGCAGCTCAATATGTTTTTGTTTGCTTTTGGATTTGTCATCTAATGCTTTCAGGAATCAGGACTAATATACCATTGAAGAATATGCATAACGATCCCCAACGAACCCCAACCTTTGACTCTCTCAGCCAAAGTCTAGTGAATCACTCACTTTCATTGCATTTATCAGACGGCTGGTGAAAAACTATTTCATCGCAGTTTCCGCCAATTGACGATAGATAATTAATTTATCGAAAATGTTAATTGTATATAAAATTCATACCCTAATTGGACAAAGTCTTGGTGTACTCGGATCCATGCCTCTCCATATATATTCTGCAGAGAAATGGCTGTAACGAAGGATCATAAAGTATGGTTCAGTTTTTAAGATGACTCTAATTGGCAACCCAACAAGTCTTCATGCAAACAAGTTTGTATTCACCAAGATTTTATGATTTTAGGGCAACTTAAAGCTGAATGCCCCAGATCACAGGCGTATCAGAAATTCTCGTAAGCCTCTCACGGTGCTGACGCTAGAGTTGCAGAAGCAATTTGTGCCTTTGTGGGAAAAATGGACAATCAGGATTCAGAAACAACCTTGAACTCCTTGGACATGGAAACAATCTCTGGAAACAAGTCAAACAAGAAGTAACTGTAATTTACCTTTTCAACAGTAATGCATGCTTCACTGAGGGGAAATGATTAACAGCGCGCAATAATAGAAATTTTTCTGTAAACTGTCTGCTTTACTGTAAATTTTTCAGCAATGAAGAGCCTCACTAACTTCATTATCACATGTCGTCTGCTTTCTACGCTTGAACTAGGAATCCGCAGATATGAATTCCTAGAGTGTTTCCAACAGGTCATGGATGGAATGTGGTCAGTGCCGGTCAACTTGCTCTTTACTAGGCAAGCAAGAGAGTTCAAAATATGATCAATGAACAGTCAACCAGGTAAGTCTCAGCACCAATCTAGTTTTTTGATAATGAGTAATTTTGACATTATTCAATGTAATTTTTGAGTTTTTATAATAATTATTTCTATTGATTTATGGACTTGAGATTATTTCACATTGTGATCAAAGTAGTCATCAAACCATTAATATTGACCATTTTCATCTGTTTTTATGATAGTAAATGATAAATCTCAACAGACATTAGCGAACATACATTTAAAAATGAGATATGAGTTGAGAGTTCAGATCCGTCAAACCCTATACAAACTGTGGTAGCTTATATTAAACTGAAAATTTTGATCAGCAAGATGTCCGCAGGCTTCATTTAAATTTTGAACACTTCACAGTAAATATAGTGATAAATATTCAATATATTACAATACTGATAACAGTTTCTATACAAGCATAACAACTATTTGAGTTAAATAAAAAACAAAACAAAAAATAACAACTATTTGATTTGGTAAAGCAGTTCAGTGTTCAAACTCATGTTCTAGGCTTGATTTCAATGGGCAGTCCTCCGGTAGGTACCGGCATTGGAGCCCTACTGAAGTGATTGTCTGCACATAGCTTCCAGGTGAACTGAGTTACGATATGGTGCATTGCAATAAGGGTTTCGATCCTGGCAAACTCATATCCTGGACATATTTTAGGTCCCCCTCCGAATGGTACGAAGCAGTAGGGTGGAACTGATGCTTGCTTGTCGAACCTACTTGGATCAAACTTTGCGGGTTCTGGGAATATGCTCTCGTCCATGTGGGTCATAGGAGCAACCCATAATATCTAGCATTGGATGTTGGGACTTAATCAGTTATATATCTTACAACGAAGTCTAGCTCTTATGCAAATCTTTTCTGTACTTGTGCTCTTGTCCAAAACTATGTTGTTTTAGGACTCCATTTGATTGTGTAACCGAAAAACAAGATTGCAGTGAACATAAGCAGTTAAGCACAATATCCATAACAGATCAACAGTTCGTTTGGAGGACAACTACAATTGCAAATAATGATAATGCTATTTAAAGATACTGTAAGTTTGAACTTACCTGCCACCCTTTAGGAATGTGGAATCCGCCAAACTCAATATCTTTGAGAGCAGTCCTGAAGGTACCAAACACAGGAGGAGTGATCCTCAGAGTTTCTTGTGCTACTCTCCATGTGTATTTCATTTTGGCAAGGTCTTCCCAAGTTAGAAACTCTCCTGCCGATTTTCTTCTAGCTATTTCTTCCTGCTCTGTAAACCCAGAGTCAACAGGCATCAATCATTCAATCGTCAAACAAATCCATTAGCCAAGAAATGTGAACACAAACCATCTACTTGTTTTGGGGTTGTACCTTGTAGAAGGGCTGCATAAACAACTGGTTCATTAGCTAGAAGCTGCAAAAGGAACGTAATCAGAACAGATGAAGTGTCATGTCCAGCAACCATGACTACAATGACATTGTGCACCATCTCCAACTCTGTCAGCTCTTCTTTACCTTCATCATTTCGGATGCTAAGGAAGCAAGTAATGAGATCATGTTGTGGAGAAGCCGTTTTTTGCTCAAGCTGTAACCTCTTTTCGCGTATAAGTTCTTTGATCATGTTTTGAACCCTCTTGCTTGCCTTGAGGCTGCTGTTGTAACGCGTGAAGGGAAAGTTGACCGGCACTGACCACATTCCTTCAATCATTGTTTGAAAGCACTCCACAAATTGTTCTCTGCGAATTCCTCTTTCAAGCCCAAAAAGTAGAGAGCATATTATGTTGAACGTGAGGTTCTTCATCAGGGGCAAGACCTGTCAATAGTTCAAAAGATTTGTTAACTAACAATCATCTCTAATTTTTTCTCCAGTTCAGCGTTTTTGTGTCGACACTCGATTGAAAAAAATCCGTGTGGAAGCAATACTAATCCATAAACTGGGAGGTTTGTTCAGCTGGTTGGTTCTTCATTCCCAAATTTTATTGATTTCCCTATATTTACAGAATATGAGAAGCTGATGAAAACATAGCTAACTTACCGTTACTTGTTGTTTGCCATGCCAATGCATTTCAAGGTGCTTCCTGATTTCTTCGTCCATTTTCCCCACATATTGCTTCAGTGACTCAGGCTTCAAGAATAGCATAAGAGCACTTCTTACACGCTTGTGATCCTCGATACTCAGCTCAAATATACTCCGCTCCCCCAGAATTCTTTTAGTCGATTCAGCCTGTTGGCTGGAAATGGTGCTCCCATCAGTGGTGAATACAAACTTGTTCGCAGCTTGTCCATGGATGAAGACTGTTGGCTTGCCAAAAAGACTCAGCTTCGAAACAGGACCATATTTTCTGATCCTTTGTTCAAGCCATTTCTCTGCAGTGTTGGCACGCATGGCTCTGAGGAAATCAAGGCTCTGGCCTATGAGGGGTAGTCCTAATGAGCCCGGTGGAAGTCTTTTTGATGACTTTTTTCTTCTCCTAAGGAGAAGGGATAAGGGAACAAGCAGGAAGAGGAAAACTGCAAAAAGGGTGTTCATGACTTGGGAGGTTGTGATTGTATGAGAAAGTGTTTGCAGTGTACAGCTTAAAAGAGAGTGGAAGTTCAGTAGTATAAAAGGAGGAATCTAGGAATGGAAGTCTCAAGGCTAGCAGCTCAACATGTTTTTGTTTGCTTTTGGATTTGTCATCTAATGCTTTCAGGACTAACATACCATTGAAGAATATGCATAACGAACCCCAACCTTGACTCCCTCAGCCAAAAACTATCAATATCATTGCATTTATCAGACAGCTGGTGACAAGCTATTTCATCGCAGATTCCGATATGTTTGTCGATAAATTAGTTCATTTTATTAAAAATGTCAAATGTATACATATCATATGTATGAACACCTATGAACACATGTTAGATCAACTTAAACTAATCACAACTGACAATTGTTGCCAGCTCAATATCAGCCAATAATAATCTGGGACGGTGATGCGTTGAGTATAAAATCTCTAGAATGAGATACTGTCAAACAGATCAAATTCAGGTTGGGGTTAAGGCCACCGGATTTAGACCCATATTGGCTCCCTGGTTAGATATCAAACATGTTATTTTGGTAGGATCTATCAATCCGAGAATTCAAACAGTTCACGTTGATGATCCATATATGCAACCAGACTGTTTAGCAAGAGGATATCTCCTTATCCGTGAGTCTTACTATCTGTATTATAGCTAAATTGAACCACTAGATTGTGGAAATATTTGTAGAATCTTGGCTCAACCAAGTTCTTTGATTCCCTGGGAGAGTATGGACAAGACAGCCCCGCTCCTCTATAGAAGTTCACTAAGTATGACCAACTTCTTTGAAAACAGTAATGCAGAATATATCTGGATGTCGCATCAAAATAAGACCTTCCGTGCATCGAGTTCATGTTCCCAAAAAGGCAGTCCTACACTTAATTCATGAGAAAACACAGATTGCTTGCCCTGAAGGCATTTTCTCCCCGATTAGTAATGAACTTTATGCTAAAAGAGACTAAAAGAAAAGGATCAGGTCTATCACCGTAGTCTGTCTAGAGCTCTAGTTAATTTGATGAGAAAATACAGTAATAAATGAAAGTAAGGTCTGAGACGAGGATCCATTCAATTTCAAAGACAAATACCATCTTTCATACACATAACCAGCTAGCACAGTATGTAGTGATATTAGATTAACTAAAAGTTCAGTGAGTATCAAATATGCAAATCTTGACAGATCCATTTTTAATACGTCAGTCTATACTTTAAGTATTGAAAGTAAACCCTCAAATACCAACCATTACTTGGTCTTCGCAGCAATATGGTTGCCACCAGTTGCAATTTTGTAGAGATAGAATCCCATCATGAGAGCGCTGTAATAAATAAAACCGTTTTAGCTTCAGAAAACTTCATATCTATGTCATATTAAGGACATATACAAAACAATATATAACTGTCAGGAACAGCAATCAAAGAGTTGCATCACAGATAAATGATGTTTTGCAACAAGTTCTACAAGAACCTCTTAAAAACAATATGATAATCATGCAACAACAACCCATACATTACTATAGTTGAATAACTTTATTTATATATTTGTACAACCAATAAACAAACATCCACATAAAAGAGCATGGGAACATAGATTCCATTCCAAATATACCACACCCCATTACCATCATGCCTATTTCATCCTTCCAATTCTACATGGTACCAACTGTAGCATACAGAAGTAGGCAAAAAGGTTGGTTGGACTCGATCCAAACTTCACAACTAATTCAGCTATGCTGTTGAAAGCCACAAGTGGCCCAATTACATGATTGATGATGTGGATCATGGAGAAATCATGCAAGTATGGTTTCCCATGACATTGGTTGTAAGGTGCTATGACTTATACGGGATTTGGAACTCCATTCAACTAAGAGTCTGAAAAACTGTTTTCAACCAACAAGATGAAACTTCTTTTATCATTACAGAGATTCACATTTTCAGCGAACGGGAGACATGTAGGTTATCCATAAAACATGATGTCCACGTGATCAAACCTAATGAGCATTCAATTGCGTCAAGTTTTTACAAACAATTAAAGCAGATGACATTTACTATTTATAAGACCAAATATAGCCACTCTTGACAGACAACCCCATATATTATTAATATTCACCAGCCTTTCACAAAACTGCTTTACACACTAGAGGTCTTTGATTGATGAAAGGACATTAACACTTGTGTTCCATGTGCCTTGAGCTGACTTATACCAGCACTAAATTTTTTTATTTACACTAGGTCACAGATTGTATGCAATAGTCAGGTATGAAGGAAAAAGAAGTCATAATCCAGCAGCTAATAAAAGCCAGACGCACAAGGTACATAAACTATCTAATGTTTAGTAGCAAACAGCTGAAAAATGACATCCATGATTTGGATGCTGTCTTATACATTATCACTAGATGATATAGAAATATCCTGCAAGCCAAAAGATGAGAAATGCCATTCATGATTCAGATGCAATACTACAGTAATAACTAAATGATATATAAGCATCCAAAATTAACCAGCAGAGACACATAAATAGGTGGATATCTAAACCTGATGCCAGCGACAACACCAGCAGGCATGATCTTAGAAGTTTGCAAGTATCTTTGTCCCATAACCCATGTTAGTGCGGTGGCGCAAACTGTTATAAGGAACAGAAATCAGTTAAGAAAATGTTTCTATAGATCGAAGATCAATAATACAGCAAGCAGAACTTGAAACCACAGCAATACAGCAAGCAGAACATGAAACCAAAAATATAACTGACAAAAAGAAATAACAAGAAAGATTCGGAAACCAGAAAAACCTTCTCAATCTCTTGTAAGCACTCAAAAATTTCATTACCCCAAAAGGAACATCTTTGAAATCACTCTAGCAAGGTCCAATTGCATTCACAATGACTAATACATGAGTGATCCTTACTTCCCAGTGGTGAGGGGCGCACTGCCTAGTCGCTAACTAGTAAGGGCAGCCTATTATAATTTGCAGTACACTATTATATTTCACCTGTCAACTTTATCAAACCTTCCATAAAACAATTGACGGTACTAACACACACCTTGAAAAACCAGTTTCAACAAGAACAAAGTATAGACCTCATAAAATCAAGCATAAGAAGCACAGACCTTCCATATATGTAAACAAGTGGCATTTCTCCCATATTAAGAAAGTCAATGCCATCAAAGCTAAGCAAACAACAAAGCTCACATCTTCAATGACCCATCAATCTCTCTTGACCATTCTCTCAAAACCAACAGAAACCCAGATCAAGACTCACAACTCTTTCCCATAACTTGAGTCAATTCATCACATCTGGGATTACAATAAAACCATTTACAGAGTTGAGACTGTTACCTGTTTCAAGAATCAGAGCAGGGTACGAGTTCTTCTTCTTCTGAAAGGCTTGGAGGCTGAAATAGCCAGCAAGAGTGAGGAGCAATCCAATGCCTGCACCTCCATACAGAGAAGCAGTGCTCCCCTTCCTCAAATACCCAAAAACTCCTCCACCCAACAGCAACAGCCCGTACGGGATCGTGAAGCAGAAATCGTGCATTTTCTCCAACTGGGTTTTCTGGGTTTGCTCGGATTCTTGGCAAAGTAGTGGTCTTTGTCAAATCGATTGCAGAAAGAAGAAAGCTTTGAATTTATTCTGCCCTGAAATGAAGAGTGTGTCTGTGTGGGTATATAAATGGTCAATTAATGGCGCGTGGTGATTGCGTGGGTCAATGTTGTCGTGTGGCCTTTCATACCAACTCCCGAGTTTGATTATTTGGGTCCAGATAATCATGAGGGAAGTGAAGGTTGTACCACATGTGCGTTTTTGTTTCTTGGCTTTCATCCTATACTTATGTCTTGTAATTCTTATCATAGGCTGTAATCTTCTCTTCATATAAATATATTTCACTTTCTCTCAAACAAACAAAAAAACAAGATAATCATCAAGGATCCGGGTACAATCCGGGTAGCCAGAGTTACCATTTAGGTCGAGTCTATAGCAATTTGTGAAACAATATTATATTTTACCAGTGGTGTTCATATAGTCACCTAATGACTAAGGAAATCATAATCAATCACCGTTAGATGTAAAATGGGAAATATTACTTTAAAATTAATGGGAAATATTACTTTAAAATTAATTTGTTTTGTTTTCCATCATTGAATTTACAGTCAACTGTGATTGACCATGATTTCTTTAGTCACTAGGTGACCATGTGAACACTACTGTATATTTTACACCCTTCAAAGACCAAACACAATATGGTCCTATGTTCCTCTTTGTATCGGATTTGTTCCAATCAGGATTGATTTCAGAAACTCATCATTTGACTCTTCTTGCCCCAGGGTGGCTACGCCTCTGATGAACTGTACGTGCTTTTGTCCAAAACTATATATGTTTTTTTTTTTTTCGGTCTTCACATGGTATCATGTGAACAAAAGCATTATACTCATTTATAGATTTCATTTGGACGAGAATGACAATGCAAAGCACTGAAAATGCAGTATTATGCTTGGTGTAAATTTGAACTTACCTGCCACCCTCTAGGAATGTGGAATCCACCGAACTCAATATCTTTGATAGCAATCCTGAAGCCACCAAAGATGGGAGGAATCATCCTCAGAGTTTCTTGTGTTATTTCCATGTGTATTTCATTTTGGCAAGGTCTTCCCATGTTAGAAGCTCTCCAGTTGATTTGCTTCTAGCTATTTCTTCCTGCTCTGTAAACCAAAAACCAAATATCATCAATGGTGGAAATTAATAATGCTATCTAGGCAAGACATGTCAACAGTCAACACAAGCCATCTACTTGTTTAGGCATACCTTGAAGAAGGGCTGCATAAACAGCTGGTTCATTAGCTAGAAGCTGCAGTAGGAACGTGATTAGTACAGATGAAGTGTCATGTCCTGCAACCATGACTACCATGACATTCTGCACCATCTCCAACTCTGTTAGTTCTTCTTTACCTTCATCATTTCAGATGCTAAGGAAGCAAGTAATGAGGCCTTGTTGTGGAGAAGCCGTTTTTAAACCCTAAACCCACATACAATTAATAGACTAACTTAAAACACCCAAAAACCATTTTTAACACTAAATAATTAAGTAAATCTTCCCAATCATGCGGAGCACAGAGCTTCAAACAAACTAGAAGAAGTCTCAGAAATTCAATACGACAAGGCCGAACGCGTACGCTTCATAAAATTCACAGTTCTATCAATCTACACAGTTAATCAAGATATTAGATAAAATCAAAACCTCAAATTGCAATGAGCTG from Fragaria vesca subsp. vesca linkage group LG3, FraVesHawaii_1.0, whole genome shotgun sequence harbors:
- the LOC101304457 gene encoding cytochrome P450 716B1-like — encoded protein: MNTLFAVFLFLLVPLFLLHRRRKMSSGRLPPGSLGLPLIGQSLVLLRAMRKNTAEKWLEQRIKKYGPVSKLSLFGKPTVFIHGQAANKFVFTKDGSTISSQQTESIKRILGERSIFELSIEDHKRVRSALMLFLKPESLKQYVGKMDEEIRKHLEMHWHGKQVTVLPLMKNLTFNIICSLLFGLERGTRREKFVECFQTMIEGMWSVPINLPFTRYNRSLKASKRVQNMLKELIHEKRIQLEQKKASPQQDLITCFLSIRNEEGEEELTELEMVHNVMVVMVAGHDTSSVLITFLLRLLANEPVVYEALLQEQEEVARSKPAGEFLTWEDLAKMKYTWRVAQETLRITPPVFGGFRTAIKDIEFGGFNIPKGWQIFWVAPMTHMDDSIFPEPAKFDPSRFDKQASVPPYCFVAFGGGPRICPGYEFARIETLIAMHHIITQFTWKLCADNHFSRAPMPVPTGGLPIEIKPRT
- the LOC101297420 gene encoding cytochrome P450 716B1-like; this translates as MNTLFAVFLFLLVPLSLLLRRRKKSSKRLPPGSLGLPLIGQSLDFLRAMRANTAEKWLEQRIRKYGPVSKLSLFGKPTVFIHGQAANKFVFTTDGSTISSQQAESTKRILGERSIFELSIEDHKRVRSALMLFLKPESLKQYVGKMDEEIRKHLEMHWHGKQQVTVLPLMKNLTFNIICSLLFGLERGIRREQFVECFQTMIEGMWSVPVNFPFTRYNSSLKASKRVQNMIKELIREKRLQLEQKTASPQHDLITCFLSIRNDEGKEELTELEMVHNVIVVMVAGHDTSSVLITFLLQLLANEPVVYAALLQEQEEIARRKSAGEFLTWEDLAKMKYTWRVAQETLRITPPVFGTFRTALKDIEFGGFHIPKGWQILWVAPMTHMDESIFPEPAKFDPSRFDKQASVPPYCFVPFGGGPKICPGYEFARIETLIAMHHIVTQFTWKLCADNHFSRAPMPVPTGGLPIEIKPRT
- the LOC101304747 gene encoding UPF0136 membrane protein At2g26240-like, which codes for MHDFCFTIPYGLLLLGGGVFGYLRKGSTASLYGGAGIGLLLTLAGYFSLQAFQKKKNSYPALILETVCATALTWVMGQRYLQTSKIMPAGVVAGISALMMGFYLYKIATGGNHIAAKTK